The following proteins are co-located in the Flammeovirga kamogawensis genome:
- a CDS encoding ferrous iron transporter B produces the protein MDKNKAIDDLLSEAAETRWEIGQDFHDKLSESIYANAATIADSNVIKTGEKENFNLDRAIDRVVTSPIWGFPIMFFVLAIVLWLTIIGSNYPSQFLAYILLDNVYEVLRTAVLNSGMPWWLGGFLVDGVFLSLAWVISVMLPPMAIFFPLFTILEDLGYLPRIAFNLDALFKKSGAHGKQALTMSMGFGCNAAGVVATRIIDSPRERLIAIITNNFSLCNGRWPTQILLATIFIGAVVPDSYKNLVSTASVIGVAVLGIGLTFLVSYFLSHTMLKGEVSSFTLELPPYRKPRILQTIYTSLIDRTLIVLWRACLFAAPAGAIIWLVCNITIADNSIATYLIDFFDPFGLMIGLNGVIILAYILAIPANEIVIPTILMLTVMTSSITGFGSGDGVMFELDSMTNTHDVLIAGGWTLLTAINVMLFSLIHNPCSTTIYTIYKETGSIKWTTVASLLPVVMGLIVCFAVAQIYYLF, from the coding sequence ATGGATAAAAATAAAGCTATCGATGACTTATTATCTGAAGCAGCAGAAACACGATGGGAAATTGGTCAAGATTTTCATGATAAATTATCGGAAAGTATCTACGCCAATGCTGCCACAATTGCAGATAGTAACGTTATCAAAACTGGAGAAAAAGAAAACTTTAATCTAGACAGAGCAATTGATAGAGTTGTTACCAGTCCTATTTGGGGTTTTCCAATAATGTTTTTTGTTTTAGCCATTGTCTTATGGTTAACAATTATAGGATCAAATTATCCTTCTCAATTCTTAGCCTACATACTTTTAGACAATGTATATGAGGTGTTAAGAACTGCTGTTTTAAATAGTGGTATGCCGTGGTGGTTAGGAGGATTTCTTGTAGATGGTGTATTTCTATCTTTAGCATGGGTAATTTCTGTAATGTTACCCCCTATGGCTATCTTTTTCCCTCTATTTACTATTTTAGAGGATCTAGGTTATTTACCAAGAATTGCTTTTAACCTAGATGCTCTTTTTAAGAAATCTGGAGCTCATGGTAAACAAGCACTTACAATGAGTATGGGTTTTGGTTGTAATGCAGCAGGCGTTGTGGCTACCAGAATTATTGATAGTCCAAGAGAGAGATTAATTGCAATTATCACAAATAACTTTTCTTTGTGTAATGGACGTTGGCCTACTCAAATATTGCTAGCTACTATTTTTATTGGTGCTGTAGTACCAGATAGTTATAAGAATTTAGTGTCTACTGCATCTGTAATTGGTGTTGCTGTACTTGGTATTGGACTTACATTCCTCGTTTCCTATTTCCTTTCGCATACAATGCTTAAAGGCGAGGTTTCCTCATTCACTTTAGAGCTTCCTCCTTATAGAAAACCAAGAATCTTACAAACTATTTATACCTCGCTTATTGATAGAACTTTAATTGTTCTTTGGAGGGCATGTTTATTTGCAGCTCCAGCAGGTGCAATCATATGGTTAGTCTGTAATATTACTATTGCTGATAATTCAATAGCTACTTATTTAATCGATTTCTTTGATCCGTTTGGTTTAATGATCGGTCTAAATGGAGTAATTATTCTTGCATACATATTAGCGATCCCTGCCAATGAGATTGTAATTCCTACCATCTTAATGCTAACAGTAATGACATCTAGTATAACAGGTTTTGGATCTGGTGATGGTGTAATGTTTGAACTAGATTCCATGACGAATACACACGATGTTTTAATTGCTGGTGGATGGACACTATTAACAGCCATCAATGTAATGTTGTTCAGTTTAATTCATAATCCTTGCAGTACAACTATTTATACAATTTATAAAGAAACTGGAAGTATTAAATGGACAACAGTAGCTTCGCTTCTTCCTGTGGTAATGGGGTTAATTGTTTGTTTTGCTGTTGCTCAAATTTATTATCTCTTTTAA